DNA from Flavobacterium aestivum:
TCGAAATTTAGCCTATTCAAATAAATTCTTCGCAACTAAAAAATTTTGGAAAAAAATCATCTATTATAGGTCATCTTTTAACCAATCAAAAGAAATTATCCACTTTAAAAACTGAACCTCAATTTAATCTAAACTAACAACAAACACCGCTTGGTTGACAACCTCTCCTAAATTAGGCTCTATGTTATCAAAACCCAAATAAAATCACCTATTGAGATATCCCAAAAAAAATAAAAATTCAATACTTTATAATCATCTCCACTAAATTCCATAAATAGTTAAGAACTCTATTAAACAAAAACATTTTTATAACGGCATATCGAAACAAAATCATAAAATGTCAAAAAAAAAGTACTAAAAAATATAGACTTAAAATAAAATATATTTTTCAAAAAAAATAACACAAATAAATACTACTACAAAATGATAATTTAGTATCATAAATAAATAAATAAAAAACTATACAAAAAAAAAATACAAGAAACACAAAAGCGCAAACTACTGACTAACAAGTAGTTAATTAATAAACAAGTTGTCATAAGAAATATCAAAAAAAACACATGCTAATATAATCACACATAATAATAAGATAGTATCACTATTAAAATAGAATTAATAAGATTTTTGTGAGAACTAATTAAAATCTATTAATAATGAAATTAAATTTAAACAAGATCTCTGTACTGCTTTTAGTACTTGTAGCGCAAATAACATTTGCACAAGAGAGAACCGTTTCTGGAATTGTTTCTGACAATGCAGGTATCCCTCTCCCAGGGGTAAGTGTATTGATAAAAGGTACAAAAACGGGTACACAAACTGACTTTGATGGATCATACTCAATCAAAGCTGAACCAAGTTCAACAATAATTTTTAGTTATGTTGGACTAACAACTAAAGAAGTGTCAGCTAGCTCTACAAAAGTGAACGTAAAGCTATCTAGCAACTCTACTGAACTACAATCTGTAGTAGTTACCGCCTTAGGTATTAAGAGAGAAAAGAAATCTCTTGGTTATGCTACTCAACAGATAAAGGGGGATGATTTAACCAAAGTAATCACAGGTAACTTAGCAAATTCATTATCAGGAAAACTTTCTGGTGTTGCTATTAAAACTAGTGGTAACATTGGAGGATCTACAAACGTTTTGATTCGTGGAATTAAATCTCTTACAGGAAACAATCAACCATTATGGGTTGTAGATGGAATCCCTTTAAATAATGACAATACAAATTCACGAAACCAAACAATTGGAATAGGTGGATTTGACTACGGAAATAGTGCTTCTGATATTAACCCTGACGATATCGAAACAATGAACGTTTTGAAAGGTACTGCAGCGTCTGCTTTATATGGTTCTAGAGCTGCTGGAGGTGTAATTATCGTTACAACAAAAAAAGGTTCTAAATCAAAAGGACTAGGCGTAACTGTAGACAGTGGAATCACAATAGGACACGCAGATAAAAGCACTTTGCCACATTATCAAACTCAATATGGAGCTGGTTACGATTCTACATTATATCCTAATACTGACATAAACAACGGAGGTAGCTATCCAGTAGCTCCAACTGAACCAGATCAATCTTGGGGAGCACCATTCAATCCAAATCAATTAGTATATCAATGGAACTCTTTCTACCCAACTCTACCTACATATGGTAAAGCGACTCCTTGGGTTGCAGCAAAACATTCTCCAGTAGACTTTTTTGTTCCAAGTACAACTTACACTAACAATGTTGCTATTGCAGCAGGAAATGACAAAGGAAATTTCCGTTTGGCTTATTCAAAATTTGATCAAACTGGAATATTACCAAATAGCCACTCTAACAAGGATAACTTTAATTTCTCATCAAGTTATAATTTAAGTTCAAAAACTACAATTAACGCAACTGCTAATTACGCTAAAACTGGTTTACTTGGAAGTAATGAAACTGGTTATGGAAGTGGAGGTAACAACATCATGACTAGTTTTAGACAATGGTGGGAAACCAACGTAGACATTAAAGATTTAAAAAATGCTTATAATATTACTGGCCAAAATACGAGTTGGAATATTACTGGTCCAGATGATTTCACTATTAACTATCACGACAATCCATACTATCAAAGATACAACAACTACAACACTATGGATAGAGACCGTTTCTTTGGAAATTTTGGTTTAACATCTGAACTAGCCAAATGGTTAAGTGTTACTGCAAAAGGATCTATAGATACTTACTCGCAAATACAAGAAGAAAGAGTTGCAGTTGGTTCAATGAGAGCAAATGGAAGAGTAGGATTTTATTCTGTATTTGACAAATCATTCAGCGAATACAATACAGATTTGATCTTTAATTTCAAAACTAACATTACTGAGAATTTAACTTTTGCCGGTATCCTTGGAGGTAACATCAGACGTTCTAACACAAGAACCATTTTCGCTACAACTAACGGTGGATTAGCAACACCAGGAATATACTCATTGAATAATTCAAAATTAAATATTTTATTTCCTGCACAATCTTTAATTACTTTAGGAACGAATAGTATTTACGAAAGTGCAACATTTGGATATTTAAACACTTTCTTCATAGAGGGAACTTTTAGAACAGATGCGTCTTCTACATTACCAAGCGGCTCAAATGTATATAGCTATCCTT
Protein-coding regions in this window:
- a CDS encoding SusC/RagA family TonB-linked outer membrane protein; amino-acid sequence: MKLNLNKISVLLLVLVAQITFAQERTVSGIVSDNAGIPLPGVSVLIKGTKTGTQTDFDGSYSIKAEPSSTIIFSYVGLTTKEVSASSTKVNVKLSSNSTELQSVVVTALGIKREKKSLGYATQQIKGDDLTKVITGNLANSLSGKLSGVAIKTSGNIGGSTNVLIRGIKSLTGNNQPLWVVDGIPLNNDNTNSRNQTIGIGGFDYGNSASDINPDDIETMNVLKGTAASALYGSRAAGGVIIVTTKKGSKSKGLGVTVDSGITIGHADKSTLPHYQTQYGAGYDSTLYPNTDINNGGSYPVAPTEPDQSWGAPFNPNQLVYQWNSFYPTLPTYGKATPWVAAKHSPVDFFVPSTTYTNNVAIAAGNDKGNFRLAYSKFDQTGILPNSHSNKDNFNFSSSYNLSSKTTINATANYAKTGLLGSNETGYGSGGNNIMTSFRQWWETNVDIKDLKNAYNITGQNTSWNITGPDDFTINYHDNPYYQRYNNYNTMDRDRFFGNFGLTSELAKWLSVTAKGSIDTYSQIQEERVAVGSMRANGRVGFYSVFDKSFSEYNTDLIFNFKTNITENLTFAGILGGNIRRSNTRTIFATTNGGLATPGIYSLNNSKLNILFPAQSLITLGTNSIYESATFGYLNTFFIEGTFRTDASSTLPSGSNVYSYPSISGSYIFSNSIDADWLTYGKIRANYAETGSDASFAQIQSTYDRGDNFGSTALFSNENTKKNQDLKSELTKGTEIGLEMAFFKRRVGFDVSYYKTNTTNQVMNVIPTAVTGYTGKVINSGDIQNEGFEVSLNGTIVQTKDFSWDARVNWSNNKSTVVSLSPGINSVTIGTFNLNTSVVAEVGQPYGLIKGSGYVYSANGERIVQPDGNYASRAGVTIGDINPDWIGGINNSFKYKNLSLSFLIDVKKGGDVFSLDQAYGQGSGLYDSTVGTNDRGFPIRNTLANGGGQILPGVQQTTNADGSVTTTPNTVYAAVTTDDGYSNLGNNSFPTQAFVYDASYVKLREVSLSYRLPSSILHGTPFNDVNFTVNGNNLWIISKNLPDADPEAGFSSGNFQGVQTGVMPTVREISFNVKLQF